Sequence from the Gordonia crocea genome:
CGGCAGCGCGGTGCGCTTGGTCCGCCAGATCCCCTACACCGTCGCCTGCGACATCCTGCTGACCGGACGCCACATCAGCGCCGCGGAGGCCAAGGAGTACGGCTTGGTCGGCCACGTCGTTCCGGACGGCACCGCCCTGGACAAGGCGCTCGAACTCGCCGAGCAGATCGCCGCCAACGGCCCGCTGGCCGTCCAGGCGATCCTGAAGACCATCCGCGATTCCGAGGGGCTGCACGAGGAGGAGGCGTTCAAGATCGACGCTGTGCTCGGCAAGTCCGTCTTCCAGTCCGCCGACGCCAAGATCGGCCCCCGGGCCTTTGCCAACAAGGAGAGGCCGGTCTTCACCGGCGAGTAGGGTCTCAGACAACGGTCGGCGACGCCGCCCATCCGTCCGACCCTCCCGACGATGTCTTCGTAGCGCGCCGCGGGTACCCGAGCGTGCCAGACTGATGCTGCCCGCCAGGCGGCACCCGCCCCCGACGAGGTCACGATCGAGTTGGACCATTGACTTAGAACCTGTTCCGCCCGATCAACGCGGTTGATGAACTGTGCCTTGCCAATTAAACTTAGAACGTGTTCTAGTAGATGTTGTGAGTACACGTCCGACTACTGATCCCGTCGCGGAGGTACCCGCGCCCGCCACGGAGATCCTGTCCGCACCGCTGACAAACACCTTCGCCTACACCCGGTCGCTGGGCCCGGTGCTCTCCCCCTTCGCCCTCGCCCTGCGCGAGGGACGGATCCTCGGGTCGGCGAGCAGCGACGGGCGGGTCTTCGTCCCACCGGTCGAGTTCGACCCGGCCACCGGCAAGGCCACCACCGACCTGGTCGACGTGGCCACCGTCGGCACCGTGACGTCCTGGACGTGGCAGCCCGAGCCGGCCGCACCCCAGCCACTGGACCGGCCCTTCGCCTGGGCGCTGATCCGGCTCGACGGGGCCGACACCGCCCTGCTGCACGCCGTGGCCGTCGAGGACGCCGCCACGATGAGCACCGGGATGCGGGTGCATGCCGTGTGGCGGGCCGCCCGCACCGGGTTGATCACCGACATCAGCCACTTCGAACCGGGCGATGCCGCCGCGACGGCCCCGGCCAACACCGCCGAGTTGCCGACCGAGTCCAACGGTCGCGTCGTCGTGGCCACCCCGATAAGCACCCGGATCGAACACAGCGCCACCGAGGCCGAGTCGGTGTTCCTCGAGGGCATCGCCGGCGGCAAACTCATCGGCAACCGCATGGCCTCCGGCGTTGACGCGGGCCGGGTCTACTTCCCGCCGCGCGACGTGAGCCCCGCCGACGGCGCACCGCCCGCCGAGTTCGTCGACCTCCCCGACACCGGCATCGTGACGACCTTCTGCATCGTCAACGTTCCGTTCCAGGGACAGAAGATCAAGCCGCCCTATGTGGCCGCCTATGTACTCCTCGACGGCACCGACATCCCGTTCCTGCACCTGATCCTCGACTGCCCGGCCGACGAGGTCCGCATGGGGATGCGCGTGCAGGCGGTGTGGTTGCCGCGAGAGGAATGGCAGCACTCGATGGGCAACATCAGCCACTTCCGCCCGACCGGCGAGCCCGACGCGGACTACGCCAGCTACCAGGAGTACGTGTGATGACCCTGCCCAAGATCGCGATCGTCGGGTTCGCACACAGCCCGAACGTCGCCGCCACCCACGGCACCACCAACGGTGTCGAGATGCTGATCCCGTGCTTCGAGAAGCTCTACGCACAGTTGGGGATCACCCGCTCCGACATCGGCTTCTGGTGCAGCGGATCGTCGGATTACCTTGCCGGACGGGCCTTCTCGTTTATCTCGGCGATCGACGCGATCGGCGCGATGCCGCCGATCAACGAGTCGCACCTCGAGATGGACGCGGCGTGGGCCCTGTACGAGGCGTACGCGAAGATCGCCACCGGGGAGGTCGACACCGCACTCGCCTACGGCTTCGGCAAGGCCAGCGCCTCCGACGTCGACCTGACCCTGTCGATGCAGACCGACCCGTACACCGTCGCCCCGCTGTGGCCGCACGCGCGCTCACTCGGCGCCCTGCAGGCACGCGCCGGCCTGGATGCGGGGACGTGGACCGAGGCCGACATGGCCGCGGTCGCCGCCCGCACCAGCGGCGGATCGGTCGACGACCTGCTGGGCGCCGACTACGTCGCCGACCCGCTGCGAGCCCACGACATCGCCCCGTACACCGACGGGGCGGCGGCCGTTATCCTCGCCACCGAGGAGCGGGCCCGCGAACTCGTCGCCAACCCGGCCTTCATCACCGGGTGGGACCACCGGATCGATTCGCCGAACTTCGGCGCGCGTGACCTGACCGTCTCCCCGTCGACGAAGCTGGCCGGCGACACCGCCTTCGGCGACCGGGACCGGGCCGTCGACGTGGCCGAGATCCACGCCGTGTTCACGCATGAAGAGCTGATCGTCCGCCAGGCCCTGGGCCTGCCGGAATCGGTGCGGATCAACCCGTCCGGCGGGGCGATGGCCGGCAACTCGCTGTTCTCGGCCGGGCTGCAGCGCATCGGCTACGCCGCGCACGCGATCC
This genomic interval carries:
- a CDS encoding Zn-ribbon domain-containing OB-fold protein, whose protein sequence is MSTRPTTDPVAEVPAPATEILSAPLTNTFAYTRSLGPVLSPFALALREGRILGSASSDGRVFVPPVEFDPATGKATTDLVDVATVGTVTSWTWQPEPAAPQPLDRPFAWALIRLDGADTALLHAVAVEDAATMSTGMRVHAVWRAARTGLITDISHFEPGDAAATAPANTAELPTESNGRVVVATPISTRIEHSATEAESVFLEGIAGGKLIGNRMASGVDAGRVYFPPRDVSPADGAPPAEFVDLPDTGIVTTFCIVNVPFQGQKIKPPYVAAYVLLDGTDIPFLHLILDCPADEVRMGMRVQAVWLPREEWQHSMGNISHFRPTGEPDADYASYQEYV
- a CDS encoding thiolase domain-containing protein — encoded protein: MTLPKIAIVGFAHSPNVAATHGTTNGVEMLIPCFEKLYAQLGITRSDIGFWCSGSSDYLAGRAFSFISAIDAIGAMPPINESHLEMDAAWALYEAYAKIATGEVDTALAYGFGKASASDVDLTLSMQTDPYTVAPLWPHARSLGALQARAGLDAGTWTEADMAAVAARTSGGSVDDLLGADYVADPLRAHDIAPYTDGAAAVILATEERARELVANPAFITGWDHRIDSPNFGARDLTVSPSTKLAGDTAFGDRDRAVDVAEIHAVFTHEELIVRQALGLPESVRINPSGGAMAGNSLFSAGLQRIGYAAHAILAGEASTALAHAAGGPLLQQNMVVTLSSEGQH